A single region of the Candidatus Liberimonas magnetica genome encodes:
- the carA gene encoding glutamine-hydrolyzing carbamoyl-phosphate synthase small subunit, translating into MNKKAKIALENGVVFEGSSFGAEGERDGEVIFNTSMSGYQEILTDPSYKGQIVAMTYPLIGNYGVNTEDVESGRVSVDGFVVKEASRLTSNWRSKQDLSEYLKENSIIGLEGIDTRALTRSIRLKGALKAVISTEDLNDKSLIRKAQESPGLVGRDLVKLVTCDKPYLWNKKGKYKVAAIDSGIKLNILRELEKNNCQVHVFPAKTSVEKILDIKPHGLFLANGPGDPSAVQYLVKTVKQLIGRIPIFGICLGQQMLGLALGGKTYKLKFGHHGGNHPVKDLRTGKIYITAQNHGFCVDINSLNKNDIEITHMNLYDNTLEGFRHKKLPIFCVQFHPEASPGPHEAEYLFKEFTDLMEKKSAKKK; encoded by the coding sequence ATGAACAAAAAAGCTAAAATCGCATTGGAAAATGGAGTTGTTTTTGAAGGAAGTTCTTTCGGCGCTGAAGGTGAAAGGGACGGCGAGGTGATATTTAATACAAGTATGTCCGGTTACCAGGAGATACTTACCGACCCTTCCTACAAAGGCCAGATAGTTGCTATGACATATCCTTTAATAGGAAATTATGGGGTAAACACCGAAGATGTTGAATCCGGCAGGGTCTCGGTGGACGGTTTTGTAGTAAAAGAAGCAAGCCGGCTAACAAGCAACTGGAGGTCCAAACAAGACTTAAGCGAGTATTTGAAGGAAAACAGTATTATTGGGTTAGAAGGCATTGATACCCGCGCTTTGACAAGGAGCATCAGGTTAAAAGGCGCCTTAAAAGCAGTTATTTCAACCGAAGACCTCAATGATAAAAGTTTAATTAGAAAAGCTCAGGAGTCGCCAGGCCTTGTAGGCAGGGATCTCGTAAAGCTTGTTACCTGTGACAAACCTTATTTATGGAATAAGAAAGGAAAATATAAAGTAGCAGCGATTGACAGCGGTATAAAACTTAACATATTGCGGGAACTTGAAAAAAACAACTGCCAGGTGCACGTATTTCCCGCAAAAACATCGGTGGAGAAGATACTCGATATAAAGCCTCACGGACTCTTCCTTGCTAACGGGCCGGGAGATCCGTCTGCCGTTCAATATCTGGTTAAAACCGTAAAACAGTTGATAGGCAGAATTCCTATTTTCGGCATATGCCTGGGCCAGCAGATGCTCGGTCTTGCCCTTGGCGGCAAGACATACAAACTTAAATTCGGCCATCATGGCGGAAACCATCCGGTAAAAGACTTAAGGACCGGCAAAATATACATAACCGCGCAAAACCACGGTTTCTGTGTAGATATTAATTCGCTTAACAAGAACGATATCGAAATAACGCATATGAACCTTTATGACAATACACTTGAGGGGTTCAGGCACAAGAAACTGCCTATTTTTTGCGTGCAGTTTCACCCTGAAGCCAGCCCCGGCCCGCATGAAGCGGAATACCTGTTTAAAGAATTCACTGACCTAATGGAGAAGAAAAGTGCCAAGAAGAAATGA
- a CDS encoding glutamate synthase subunit beta, with product MGKPTGFLDYQRKDIAYRPVEKRLKDYKDVNQYLPFDEIKIQAARCMDCGIPFCHSLGCPVYNLIPEWNDLVYKGKWEEALGRLEKTNSLPEITGRVCPAPCETSCTLSINDSPVSIKQIELSIIEYGFKNGLVRAKVPEKETKKKVAIIGSGPAGLSCAMALREMGHSVTVYEKEDKAGGILRYGIPDFKLEKWVLDRRIDLMKRSGIKFKTGINTGIKLTAKALKRSYDAILISTGAGEPRKLNVPGCEMKGLYLAMEYLTKSNKYVSGKLKKTEIILAKGKNVLVIGGGDTGSDCVGTANRQGAKKVYQFEILPKPKEWNEPWNPVWPNWPVILRTSSSHKEGAERDWSIIVKCFNSEKGNIKEAVCARADWKCDEKGKFVMSEVPGSEFRLQVELVLLAMGFVHCEHSKLIKDLGLELDGNCNIKTGSDHATSLKGVFAAGDADTGASLVVRAIYHGQEAAKSINKYLSK from the coding sequence ATGGGCAAACCTACGGGTTTTTTAGATTACCAGAGGAAAGATATAGCATACAGGCCTGTTGAAAAAAGGCTGAAAGATTATAAAGACGTCAATCAGTACCTTCCTTTTGACGAAATAAAAATTCAGGCTGCAAGGTGCATGGATTGCGGGATACCTTTCTGTCACTCCCTGGGGTGCCCGGTGTACAACCTCATACCCGAATGGAACGACCTGGTGTACAAAGGCAAGTGGGAAGAGGCGCTCGGTCGGCTTGAAAAAACTAACTCGCTTCCTGAAATTACCGGAAGGGTTTGCCCGGCGCCTTGCGAGACCTCATGCACGCTTTCGATAAACGACAGCCCGGTTTCAATAAAACAGATAGAGCTTTCCATAATAGAATACGGTTTCAAGAACGGACTGGTCAGGGCAAAGGTGCCGGAAAAAGAGACGAAGAAAAAGGTCGCCATAATCGGTTCAGGGCCTGCAGGGCTTTCCTGCGCAATGGCTCTGCGCGAGATGGGCCACAGCGTGACTGTCTATGAAAAGGAAGACAAAGCCGGCGGGATACTGCGCTACGGCATACCTGATTTTAAGCTCGAGAAATGGGTCTTGGACAGAAGAATAGACCTCATGAAAAGATCAGGAATAAAATTTAAGACCGGAATAAATACCGGAATTAAACTTACGGCAAAGGCTCTTAAAAGATCCTATGACGCGATACTGATAAGCACAGGCGCAGGCGAACCCAGAAAATTAAATGTTCCAGGTTGTGAAATGAAAGGCCTGTATCTTGCCATGGAATACCTTACTAAGTCGAACAAGTATGTAAGCGGAAAACTAAAGAAAACTGAAATAATATTGGCAAAAGGCAAGAACGTCCTGGTCATAGGCGGCGGAGACACCGGCTCTGACTGTGTAGGCACAGCCAACAGGCAGGGAGCAAAAAAAGTTTACCAGTTTGAGATACTGCCGAAGCCGAAAGAGTGGAACGAGCCCTGGAACCCTGTTTGGCCGAACTGGCCTGTGATACTTCGGACTTCTTCTTCACATAAAGAAGGTGCGGAAAGGGACTGGTCTATTATAGTAAAATGCTTTAACAGTGAAAAAGGGAATATCAAAGAGGCGGTTTGCGCAAGAGCGGATTGGAAATGCGACGAAAAAGGGAAGTTCGTAATGAGCGAAGTTCCGGGCAGCGAATTCAGGCTGCAGGTTGAGCTTGTACTTCTTGCGATGGGTTTTGTTCACTGCGAGCATTCAAAGCTCATTAAAGACCTGGGCCTTGAGCTTGACGGCAACTGCAACATAAAAACCGGCAGCGATCATGCGACGAGCCTCAAGGGAGTCTTTGCTGCGGGCGATGCTGATACAGGGGCGTCTCTTGTCGTGCGCGCGATATACCACGGCCAGGAAGCCGCAAAGTCCATAAACAAATATCTTTCTAAGTAA
- a CDS encoding type II toxin-antitoxin system VapC family toxin: MPGKDYLLDTNILGYLANLKAGETSDECKRLKANIDRISDRKMCLCPISAGEIEYGLLVNTHMDKDKSDQIRNILDLYPYFHIDRNIAVEYYAKLRALLFEKYSPKNRRSKVKRLEELVDPLTSKKLEIQENDAWICAVAMAYNLVLVTNDKMKPIKDIIGANLEFEDWLI, translated from the coding sequence ATGCCTGGAAAAGATTATTTATTGGACACTAATATACTGGGGTATCTCGCTAACTTAAAAGCAGGTGAAACATCTGATGAATGCAAACGGTTAAAAGCCAATATTGATAGAATTTCAGATAGAAAAATGTGTTTATGTCCAATTTCAGCAGGTGAAATAGAATATGGGCTTCTCGTCAATACACACATGGATAAAGATAAAAGTGATCAAATAAGGAATATTCTGGATTTGTATCCCTATTTCCATATTGATCGCAATATTGCGGTAGAATATTATGCTAAATTGCGAGCTTTGTTATTTGAGAAATATTCTCCAAAGAATAGAAGAAGTAAAGTCAAAAGACTGGAAGAATTGGTTGATCCTTTAACATCAAAGAAATTGGAAATACAAGAAAATGATGCATGGATATGTGCTGTTGCTATGGCATATAATTTGGTGCTAGTAACTAATGATAAAATGAAGCCTATTAAAGATATAATTGGAGCAAATCTAGAGTTTGAGGATTGGCTAATATAA
- the gltB gene encoding glutamate synthase large subunit, translated as MNNFGLYNKEYEHDSCGVGFVVNINGKASYNIVSEGITILKNLVHRGATGGDLKTGDGAGILVQIPHEFFLKESMAAGFSLPDKNEYGAGFLFLPKEKVLRESLENKIKEIIVKEGGNVLGFRDVPVDPECLGEIARRSMPFMKQVFVQFKGLKNGELERKLYVVRKVIENYVLSKKIPIEDFYIVSFSSRVINYKGMFIAPQFEMFYKDLGDKDFQSSMALVHQRYSTNTFPSWPLAQPFRYIAHNGEINTIRGNINKMKARESTLSSVLFGSDIKKLFPIIEANGSDSSMFDNALELLVLSGRTLEHSLMMMVPEAFGTKYHISEDKRAFYEYHAAMMEPWDGPAAIAFCDGTKIGAVLDRNGLRPARYVITKSGKVVLASEMGVLDIPVEDVLEKGRLAPGKMILVDTLNAKVTKDNDIKSMISRQKMYRRWLEENRIELRGLFQLPGPVSVDKASITTKQKLFGYTVEDLNIILTPMAENAQEPIGSMGDDEAPAVLSERPQLLFRYFKQLFAQVTNPPIDPYRENQVMSLMSFTGRERNLLEETPLHCHQLKLSHPILTNEDVEKLKKAKVKDFKTAVVPMVFKLKSGKAGLEKAVAGLCKAVEDNIDGGCSIVIVSDRFADKDNVPIPSLLAVSSINNCLINKGKRHLSGIVIETGEAKEVMDFATLIGFGASAVNPYLAFETIAQLKDSGKISDAIKLETAIDNYILALKKGLLKIMSKMGISTIRSYKGAQIFEAIGLDSDFVNKYFTGIASRIEGVGLEVIAQESILRHRSAYSENIKENSILDSGGRYNYRRFSQKHLLSPETVVLLQKAVREASYETYKKYAQTINDQSKNLCTLRGLFKFKKSKPVNIDEVESVDSIVKRFVTSAMSFGSISKEAHETLAIAMNRLGAGSNSGEGGEDEERYISLANGDSKMSKIKQVASGRFGVNSNYLVHSKELQIKMAQGAKPGEGGQLPGHKVNQIIAKVRHSTPGVMLISPPPHHDIYSIEDLAQLIYDLKNANPEARVSVKLVSEIGVGTVAAGVAKGKADMVLISGGDGGTGASPLSSIKGTGIPWEIGLSETQQTLVLNKLRNRIRVQVDGQLRTGRDIVIGALLGAEEFGFGTIALVTLGCIMMRKCHLNTCPVGVATQDETLRKRFSGKPEHVINFMRFVAQEAREIMAELGFKTFDEMIGQVDRLETNNAIEHYKAKGLDFSKVFTKSVVKDLEGSYHCTKTQEIDLSLALDPEIIEKAKDGLDNKKPVVLFAQIRNSNRTVGTMLSAEVSKRYGSGGLPEDTIKCKFTGVAGQSFGAFLAKGITFELEGDANDYLGKGLSGGKIILYPNKKSTYRAHNNIITGNVTLFGATEGEVYIQGMAGERFAVRNSGALAVVEGVGDHGCEYMTGGRVIVLGRTGINFAAGMSGGIAYVLDEDQLFDTKCNLEMVDLEPVKNDTDKAFLYEYIKKHIEYTDSQYAAKIIHDWEEIVPKFVKVFPIDYKKALERIQVSDYKGSETVSMTEEVFS; from the coding sequence ATGAACAACTTCGGTTTATACAATAAAGAATACGAGCATGACAGCTGCGGCGTGGGTTTTGTCGTAAACATAAACGGCAAGGCTTCGTATAACATCGTGTCCGAAGGCATAACTATTTTAAAGAATTTGGTGCACAGGGGCGCAACGGGCGGAGATCTAAAGACCGGTGACGGGGCAGGTATCCTTGTCCAGATACCGCACGAGTTCTTTTTAAAAGAATCCATGGCAGCGGGCTTTAGCCTGCCTGACAAGAACGAGTACGGGGCCGGTTTTTTGTTCCTTCCGAAAGAAAAGGTTTTAAGAGAGTCTCTTGAGAATAAAATAAAAGAGATAATTGTTAAAGAGGGCGGTAATGTGCTCGGCTTCAGGGATGTACCGGTCGACCCGGAATGCCTTGGAGAGATAGCAAGGCGGTCCATGCCTTTTATGAAGCAGGTGTTCGTTCAGTTTAAAGGCTTAAAAAACGGCGAGCTTGAGAGGAAACTCTATGTTGTCAGAAAAGTAATAGAAAATTATGTCCTTAGCAAGAAGATACCTATAGAAGATTTTTATATAGTCAGTTTTTCGTCCCGGGTCATTAATTACAAGGGGATGTTCATCGCCCCTCAGTTCGAGATGTTCTATAAAGACCTCGGCGATAAAGATTTCCAGAGCTCGATGGCCCTGGTGCACCAGAGGTACAGCACGAATACATTCCCTTCCTGGCCTTTAGCCCAGCCTTTCAGGTACATAGCGCATAACGGAGAGATAAACACAATCCGCGGCAATATCAATAAAATGAAAGCCCGTGAATCGACCCTGTCAAGCGTTCTTTTCGGAAGCGATATAAAGAAACTATTCCCGATAATAGAGGCTAACGGAAGCGATTCTTCGATGTTCGACAACGCGCTCGAACTTTTGGTTTTAAGCGGAAGGACCTTGGAGCATTCCCTCATGATGATGGTGCCTGAAGCTTTCGGTACGAAATACCATATAAGCGAGGATAAACGCGCTTTTTACGAGTACCACGCAGCCATGATGGAACCCTGGGACGGGCCTGCAGCCATAGCGTTTTGCGACGGGACCAAGATAGGAGCGGTGCTTGACAGGAACGGGCTCAGGCCTGCAAGGTATGTTATAACAAAATCCGGAAAAGTAGTGCTTGCGTCTGAAATGGGGGTCCTGGATATCCCTGTCGAAGATGTACTGGAAAAAGGCAGACTTGCCCCGGGCAAAATGATCTTAGTCGACACCTTAAACGCAAAGGTAACAAAAGACAATGACATAAAATCAATGATATCAAGGCAGAAAATGTACAGACGCTGGCTGGAAGAAAACCGGATAGAGTTAAGGGGATTGTTCCAGCTGCCAGGCCCGGTAAGCGTTGATAAAGCGTCTATAACAACAAAACAAAAACTCTTCGGGTATACAGTGGAAGACCTGAATATCATTCTTACACCTATGGCGGAAAATGCTCAGGAACCGATAGGTTCCATGGGGGATGACGAAGCCCCTGCTGTATTGTCAGAGAGGCCGCAGCTTTTGTTCAGGTATTTCAAGCAGCTTTTTGCCCAGGTGACGAACCCGCCCATTGACCCGTACAGGGAAAACCAGGTGATGTCTCTTATGAGCTTTACAGGGAGGGAAAGGAACCTTCTTGAAGAAACCCCGCTTCACTGCCACCAGTTAAAACTTTCTCACCCTATACTTACGAACGAGGACGTTGAAAAATTAAAAAAAGCCAAGGTAAAGGATTTCAAGACAGCGGTTGTCCCGATGGTGTTTAAACTAAAATCCGGAAAGGCCGGCCTTGAAAAAGCGGTAGCAGGCCTTTGCAAAGCAGTTGAAGATAATATTGACGGAGGATGTTCCATAGTCATAGTGAGCGACAGGTTCGCAGACAAGGATAATGTGCCTATACCGTCTCTTTTGGCGGTTTCAAGCATAAATAACTGTCTTATAAACAAGGGAAAAAGGCACCTTTCAGGTATTGTAATAGAAACAGGGGAAGCAAAAGAGGTAATGGATTTTGCTACGCTTATCGGGTTTGGCGCAAGCGCCGTAAACCCCTACCTGGCGTTTGAGACTATAGCCCAGCTAAAAGACAGCGGTAAGATATCGGATGCCATAAAACTTGAAACCGCGATAGATAATTACATCCTGGCGCTTAAAAAAGGGCTCCTTAAAATAATGTCCAAGATGGGTATATCCACTATCCGCAGTTATAAAGGCGCGCAGATATTTGAAGCGATAGGCCTGGACTCTGATTTTGTAAATAAATATTTTACAGGCATAGCGTCCCGTATAGAAGGGGTGGGGCTTGAGGTGATCGCCCAAGAATCGATCTTGAGGCACAGGTCGGCCTACTCGGAAAATATTAAGGAGAATTCTATCCTTGATTCAGGCGGCAGGTATAATTACAGGCGTTTTTCCCAGAAGCACCTGCTCTCTCCGGAAACCGTGGTACTCTTACAGAAAGCTGTAAGGGAAGCAAGTTACGAGACATACAAAAAATACGCTCAGACCATAAATGACCAGTCAAAGAACCTATGTACCCTAAGGGGTTTATTTAAATTTAAGAAATCCAAGCCCGTAAATATAGATGAAGTGGAAAGTGTTGATTCTATAGTAAAAAGGTTCGTTACTTCGGCGATGTCCTTCGGCAGTATCAGCAAAGAAGCTCATGAGACCCTGGCTATAGCGATGAATAGGCTTGGCGCAGGGTCAAATTCCGGAGAAGGCGGAGAGGACGAAGAACGTTATATTTCACTTGCCAATGGCGATTCAAAAATGAGCAAGATAAAACAGGTTGCCTCAGGCAGGTTTGGAGTCAACTCCAACTATCTGGTACATTCAAAAGAACTGCAGATAAAAATGGCGCAGGGCGCAAAACCAGGGGAAGGCGGCCAGCTCCCGGGCCACAAAGTCAACCAGATAATAGCAAAGGTAAGGCATTCAACGCCCGGTGTAATGCTTATTTCGCCGCCTCCGCACCACGATATTTATTCAATAGAGGACCTGGCCCAGCTTATCTATGATCTAAAAAATGCTAATCCTGAGGCAAGGGTCTCGGTAAAACTGGTAAGCGAAATCGGCGTGGGCACAGTTGCGGCAGGTGTTGCCAAAGGAAAAGCCGATATGGTCTTGATCTCCGGCGGCGACGGCGGCACAGGAGCTTCCCCTTTATCTTCCATAAAAGGCACAGGAATTCCCTGGGAGATCGGGCTTTCAGAAACACAGCAAACGCTCGTTTTAAATAAATTGAGGAACAGGATAAGGGTTCAGGTTGACGGCCAGCTAAGGACAGGGAGGGATATTGTGATCGGAGCTCTATTGGGAGCTGAAGAGTTCGGTTTTGGCACTATAGCCCTTGTCACCCTTGGATGCATTATGATGAGGAAATGCCATTTGAACACCTGCCCGGTAGGAGTGGCGACCCAGGATGAAACTTTAAGGAAAAGGTTTAGCGGAAAACCGGAACACGTTATAAATTTCATGAGGTTTGTGGCACAGGAAGCGCGGGAAATAATGGCAGAGCTCGGGTTTAAGACTTTCGATGAAATGATAGGCCAGGTTGACAGGCTTGAAACAAATAACGCCATAGAACATTACAAGGCGAAAGGCCTTGATTTTTCAAAAGTATTTACTAAATCAGTCGTCAAGGACCTGGAAGGCTCCTACCATTGCACAAAAACCCAGGAGATAGATCTTTCGCTTGCTCTTGACCCGGAAATAATAGAAAAAGCCAAAGACGGCCTTGATAACAAGAAACCCGTTGTGTTGTTCGCCCAGATAAGGAACAGCAACAGGACCGTAGGCACAATGCTCAGCGCTGAGGTATCAAAACGGTATGGTTCCGGAGGTTTGCCTGAAGACACGATTAAATGCAAGTTCACCGGTGTGGCAGGCCAGAGTTTCGGAGCATTTTTAGCCAAAGGCATAACTTTTGAACTTGAAGGCGATGCTAACGATTATTTGGGAAAGGGACTATCCGGCGGAAAGATAATACTTTATCCTAACAAGAAATCAACTTACCGGGCACATAACAATATTATTACCGGCAACGTGACTCTTTTCGGAGCGACTGAAGGCGAGGTGTATATCCAGGGTATGGCGGGCGAACGGTTTGCAGTCAGGAATTCCGGTGCTCTAGCTGTGGTTGAAGGTGTCGGCGACCACGGCTGTGAATACATGACAGGTGGAAGGGTGATAGTGCTTGGTAGGACAGGGATAAACTTTGCCGCCGGGATGTCCGGCGGGATAGCGTATGTGCTTGACGAGGACCAGCTCTTTGATACGAAGTGCAACCTTGAAATGGTCGACCTAGAACCTGTCAAGAACGATACAGACAAGGCCTTCCTGTATGAATACATAAAAAAACATATTGAATATACCGACAGCCAGTACGCCGCAAAGATAATCCACGACTGGGAAGAAATAGTACCTAAATTTGTGAAAGTCTTCCCGATAGATTACAAGAAAGCCCTGGAACGTATACAGGTCTCGGATTACAAGGGCTCAGAGACCGTGTCAATGACGGAAGAAGTCTTTAGTTAA
- a CDS encoding N-6 DNA methylase: MRTHNQILTSLTNAFKSIGYRNNLIQPNYQYVDFFEKDFPQSRTIDLGIFGQEPFDYRSACFGVHLYKNNETIDHLRAFGAPQLFVVHNGTTFHYINKEKSLDKKNEIPTKLLPELIKKHIKDWNPDTVRGAKSGIFPSGIQQIDFIDIGLLPALESEASKKIDQLIKRILANIDEVYKQNNLPAVFHIVFRLLAAKLLSDRDVVSTIDFSNHSVALGSVLTYYGNRFNKEDITKIPKQVISDISQEVGRSFSFKNLSVDTLTYVYENTFVSQESRKNYGIHSTPSYIADYVLSQMPIDKIPVHNLKVFDPMCGHGIFLIAAMRRIRNFLPKDWSGEKRHDFFIKRLRGTDIDSFSIEVARMCLMLADFPERNGWNLNNDDIFRGNLLENEISKTTILVGNPPFGNIKIKSHDIPKPVELLRRVFPKLSKGSLIGMVLPKTILDSNDYKKERDLLLSNFSILSITSLPDKIFKYSDEETVVLIAEKSQEKIKSTFTKYQEVKDKDREKFKTNNKFTYTDAVPQEYFSKDKNLIVPPLRELWERLEKCHRFSEIAVIRTGVEYKSNLDKNRWLINSHSSDAVHGIADTNDIEQFRVINSIYMSTDKELRRNSCHKFEDIDWHIPKVIVPCSRLSRGVWRYVAAIDYKGLMIWRNLCGVWPSNKDISIELLAALLNSPLAQAYVYCHSTQRGVPVRVYKKIPIPDNLHHINYFIEGLVKKYLEDVIKNKEKAKKTLLEIDAEILKIYNMPPKLERQLLDLFWGQKRKVPFDFTGYVPSENASWIPLHVYISDKYKEAHPKNILEKYPVIKDKKLLDYLTKIGTE; this comes from the coding sequence ATGAGAACACATAATCAAATTCTGACCTCTCTAACAAATGCTTTTAAATCTATAGGTTATCGAAATAACTTAATTCAACCAAATTATCAATATGTTGATTTTTTTGAAAAAGATTTTCCACAATCGCGAACTATAGATTTGGGAATATTTGGACAAGAACCATTTGATTATAGATCTGCTTGTTTTGGTGTTCATTTATATAAAAACAACGAAACTATAGATCATTTACGTGCTTTTGGAGCACCTCAATTATTTGTAGTGCATAATGGCACAACATTTCATTACATCAATAAGGAAAAAAGTTTAGATAAGAAAAATGAAATTCCCACAAAATTATTGCCTGAATTAATAAAAAAACATATTAAAGATTGGAATCCTGATACTGTAAGAGGGGCAAAATCCGGTATTTTTCCTTCAGGTATCCAACAAATCGATTTTATAGATATTGGATTATTACCCGCTTTGGAAAGTGAAGCCAGTAAAAAAATAGACCAACTAATAAAAAGAATACTCGCTAATATAGATGAGGTTTATAAGCAGAATAATTTACCAGCTGTATTTCACATTGTTTTTCGTTTATTAGCGGCGAAATTATTAAGTGATAGGGATGTTGTCTCCACTATAGATTTTTCCAATCATTCTGTAGCATTAGGGTCAGTTCTAACTTATTATGGAAATAGATTTAATAAAGAAGATATAACTAAAATCCCTAAACAAGTAATTAGTGATATATCTCAAGAAGTGGGGAGATCATTCTCATTTAAGAATTTATCAGTTGATACGCTTACTTATGTATATGAAAATACTTTTGTTTCTCAGGAAAGCCGAAAAAATTATGGTATACATAGTACACCTTCTTATATCGCCGATTATGTGCTTTCCCAAATGCCAATTGATAAGATACCAGTACACAATTTAAAGGTTTTTGACCCTATGTGTGGTCATGGGATATTCTTAATTGCTGCAATGAGAAGAATAAGAAATTTTTTGCCTAAAGATTGGAGTGGGGAAAAAAGGCATGATTTTTTCATTAAGCGTTTAAGAGGAACAGACATAGACTCATTTTCCATAGAAGTTGCCAGAATGTGTTTAATGCTTGCTGATTTTCCTGAAAGAAACGGCTGGAATTTAAATAATGATGATATTTTTAGAGGTAATCTCCTGGAAAATGAGATATCAAAAACAACAATCCTGGTAGGAAATCCCCCTTTTGGAAATATAAAAATAAAATCTCATGACATACCAAAACCCGTTGAACTTTTAAGAAGGGTCTTTCCAAAACTTTCAAAAGGTTCTTTAATAGGGATGGTTTTACCTAAAACAATTCTTGATAGCAATGATTACAAAAAAGAGAGGGACTTGTTATTGAGTAATTTTAGTATTTTAAGTATTACATCATTGCCTGATAAAATATTTAAGTATTCCGATGAAGAAACCGTAGTTCTGATTGCAGAAAAAAGTCAAGAAAAAATTAAAAGTACTTTTACAAAATATCAGGAAGTGAAAGATAAAGATAGAGAAAAGTTTAAAACTAATAATAAATTTACTTATACTGATGCTGTACCACAAGAATATTTTTCGAAAGATAAAAACTTAATAGTCCCGCCCTTAAGAGAATTATGGGAAAGATTGGAAAAATGTCATAGATTCAGTGAAATTGCTGTTATAAGAACAGGTGTTGAATATAAATCTAATTTAGATAAAAACAGGTGGTTAATTAATAGTCATTCTTCTGATGCTGTGCACGGGATAGCAGATACAAATGATATCGAGCAATTTAGAGTAATTAATTCAATATATATGAGCACAGATAAAGAATTAAGAAGAAATTCTTGTCACAAATTTGAAGATATTGATTGGCATATTCCTAAAGTTATAGTTCCCTGTAGCAGATTATCTCGTGGGGTCTGGAGATATGTAGCAGCTATTGATTATAAAGGGCTTATGATTTGGCGTAATTTATGTGGTGTTTGGCCTAGTAACAAAGATATAAGCATAGAACTACTTGCTGCTTTATTGAATTCACCTTTAGCACAAGCATATGTATACTGTCATTCTACACAGAGAGGTGTTCCTGTGAGGGTTTATAAGAAAATACCTATACCAGATAATCTACATCATATTAATTACTTTATAGAAGGACTTGTAAAGAAATATTTAGAAGATGTTATCAAAAATAAAGAAAAAGCAAAAAAAACACTTTTAGAAATAGATGCTGAGATACTAAAAATTTATAATATGCCCCCGAAGTTAGAAAGACAGCTATTAGATTTATTTTGGGGTCAGAAGCGTAAGGTGCCTTTTGATTTTACAGGGTATGTCCCTTCGGAAAATGCTTCATGGATACCTTTGCATGTATATATTTCTGATAAATATAAAGAAGCACATCCTAAGAACATATTAGAAAAATATCCTGTGATAAAGGATAAGAAATTGTTAGATTACCTAACAAAAATAGGGACTGAATAA